A portion of the Sulfuricurvum kujiense DSM 16994 genome contains these proteins:
- the rplL gene encoding 50S ribosomal protein L7/L12, with product MAVTKQDVLEFISNLSVLELSELVKEFEEKFGVSAQPVAVAGGAVAAAGAAEEEKTEFDVILKDGGDKKINVIKVVRAMTGLGLKEAKDAVEGAPTTLKEGISKQDAEAAKKELEEAGAVVEIK from the coding sequence ATGGCTGTTACAAAACAAGACGTTCTTGAGTTTATCTCAAACCTTTCTGTCCTCGAGCTTTCTGAGCTTGTAAAAGAATTCGAAGAAAAATTCGGAGTATCTGCTCAACCGGTAGCGGTTGCTGGTGGAGCAGTAGCTGCTGCTGGCGCTGCTGAAGAAGAAAAAACTGAATTCGACGTTATCTTGAAAGACGGTGGTGATAAAAAAATCAACGTTATTAAAGTAGTACGTGCGATGACAGGTCTTGGTCTTAAAGAGGCTAAAGATGCAGTTGAAGGCGCTCCTACAACTCTTAAAGAAGGTATCTCTAAACAAGATGCTGAAGCAGCGAAAAAAGAGCTTGAAGAAGCTGGCGCTGTCGTCGAAATCAAATAA